From the genome of Gemmatimonas phototrophica, one region includes:
- a CDS encoding helix-hairpin-helix domain-containing protein, with amino-acid sequence MHPAKVVRTRLHTFTDLPNIGPAMAGDFAALGYTHPQQLAGLDPFALYQALSAHTGTRQDPCVLDVFISVTRFLAGEAPQPWWAYTAERKRLYP; translated from the coding sequence ATGCACCCCGCCAAAGTAGTCCGCACCCGGCTGCACACGTTTACTGACCTGCCCAACATTGGGCCGGCCATGGCCGGCGATTTTGCCGCGCTGGGGTATACGCACCCGCAGCAGTTGGCGGGGCTCGATCCGTTTGCCTTGTATCAGGCACTGAGCGCGCACACCGGGACGCGCCAGGACCCGTGTGTGCTGGATGTGTTCATATCGGTGACGCGTTTTCTGGCCGGCGAGGCGCCGCAGCCGTGGTGGGCGTATACGGCGGAGCGGAAACGACTCTACCCGTAG
- a CDS encoding M12 family metallopeptidase — protein sequence MPPVRTSVRTGALICLGLLASCRETPSGPMSVGDQLLPSRNAPWVGYQSAGPQRTGWIFNAAGKPVQVTFEVHNGSAIWSGDIDLGPADRIATTREALLRLPSEARASMILNRSDRRWLHGRVPFEISADLPDSGRVFRAIETLVRETNGVVLVPRTDEEDYIRFVPSTGCSSKYGRVGGRQDINLTPNCDASSVQHEIMHAIGYMHEHQRCDRRYYIDILFENVESGKESQFESMCDSGDISGNDYGLYDETSIMHYGTSFFSRNGQPTIRSLRGRDGLMGSRVLSPGDIDAVGALYGDNNDAPTLVFTPPGSQFEGTVFKFDASGTFDPDDPSLQFFWNFGDGTCDVAPPKPADCSGTNPWHRYEQSGKYTGRVAVTDGFALARATFVIEVMNDRPRGQFEGPARVAEGATVYYTLLVDDAGRDDVTIEFSPGTGAATVTRTLALSSPNFDSPNTRLIFLPVSFPESGEFTLTAYLTDSQGANTLVRFPVIVENSAPSASIAAFAPQYTSGETIPFAMLIEDSGLLDGPWSYSWDVGYRAPITGTTSTLGRFALPQQACMPGNWPTTLTVTDREGASRSVSRELLIVPLSVAIDVLPGSATNSLSLSRPGLLSTAILGSSTVDVREMDVATITLGDGVGIDAAVAQRNNGALFASVEDVNSDGIADLLLRFDMATVRESGDVTSSTTQLTVQGRQRNGCTYVRGSDAVRVVR from the coding sequence ATGCCTCCCGTCAGAACGTCCGTGCGCACCGGCGCGCTCATTTGCCTCGGTTTGCTTGCCTCGTGCCGAGAGACCCCGTCCGGGCCGATGTCGGTGGGAGACCAGCTCCTCCCGTCCCGGAATGCGCCGTGGGTGGGGTACCAGAGTGCGGGGCCCCAGCGTACCGGCTGGATTTTCAATGCGGCGGGAAAGCCCGTCCAGGTAACGTTCGAAGTGCACAACGGCAGTGCCATTTGGAGCGGAGACATCGACCTTGGCCCGGCCGACCGTATTGCCACCACTCGTGAAGCTCTGCTGCGCCTGCCGAGCGAGGCGCGCGCCTCCATGATTCTGAATCGCTCCGACCGCCGGTGGCTCCACGGTCGTGTGCCATTTGAAATCAGCGCGGACCTGCCAGACTCCGGACGCGTTTTCCGTGCCATCGAGACGCTCGTGCGTGAAACGAACGGCGTGGTACTCGTCCCGCGAACCGACGAGGAGGATTACATCCGTTTTGTGCCAAGCACCGGCTGCTCGTCAAAGTATGGCCGAGTCGGCGGACGACAGGACATCAATCTCACGCCGAACTGCGATGCGAGCTCCGTGCAACACGAAATCATGCACGCGATTGGTTACATGCATGAGCATCAGCGCTGCGACCGCCGCTACTATATCGACATTCTGTTTGAGAACGTCGAGAGCGGGAAAGAGAGTCAGTTCGAATCCATGTGCGATTCCGGCGACATCTCAGGTAATGATTATGGGCTGTACGACGAAACGTCCATCATGCATTACGGCACGTCCTTTTTCTCGCGCAACGGGCAGCCGACCATCCGTTCCCTGCGTGGTCGCGATGGCCTGATGGGCTCGCGCGTTCTGTCGCCCGGCGATATTGACGCCGTGGGGGCGTTGTACGGCGACAACAACGATGCGCCGACCCTGGTATTCACACCACCTGGCTCGCAGTTCGAGGGAACGGTGTTCAAGTTCGATGCGAGTGGCACGTTCGATCCGGATGATCCGTCGCTGCAATTCTTCTGGAATTTCGGCGACGGCACCTGCGACGTCGCGCCTCCCAAGCCGGCCGACTGCTCGGGAACCAACCCGTGGCATCGGTACGAGCAGAGCGGCAAATACACGGGACGGGTCGCCGTCACCGATGGGTTTGCGTTGGCCCGGGCCACGTTCGTGATCGAGGTCATGAACGATCGTCCGCGTGGACAGTTCGAGGGGCCGGCACGCGTAGCGGAAGGGGCGACCGTTTACTACACGCTGCTGGTGGATGACGCCGGTCGGGATGACGTCACGATCGAATTCTCCCCGGGCACCGGTGCGGCCACCGTCACGAGAACGCTGGCGCTGTCGAGTCCGAACTTTGACAGCCCCAACACGCGACTCATTTTTCTCCCCGTTTCTTTCCCGGAAAGCGGCGAGTTTACGCTCACGGCCTATCTGACCGACAGCCAGGGGGCCAACACGCTTGTGCGATTCCCGGTGATCGTGGAGAACAGTGCGCCCTCGGCCAGCATCGCCGCGTTCGCTCCGCAGTATACCTCGGGAGAAACCATCCCCTTCGCCATGCTGATTGAGGATAGCGGTCTGCTCGACGGGCCGTGGAGCTACAGCTGGGACGTCGGCTATCGCGCGCCAATCACCGGGACCACGTCCACGTTGGGGCGCTTTGCTTTGCCGCAGCAGGCGTGTATGCCTGGCAATTGGCCAACGACGCTCACCGTGACCGATCGCGAGGGGGCGAGTCGCTCTGTGTCGCGCGAGCTGCTCATTGTGCCGCTCAGTGTCGCGATCGACGTGCTACCGGGCAGCGCTACCAACAGCCTGTCACTGTCGCGGCCGGGGTTGCTGAGTACCGCCATCCTTGGATCATCAACAGTTGATGTTCGTGAGATGGATGTGGCAACGATCACGCTGGGTGATGGCGTGGGCATAGACGCCGCCGTTGCCCAACGAAACAATGGCGCGCTCTTCGCCAGCGTCGAGGACGTGAACAGCGATGGCATAGCCGACCTGTTGCTGCGCTTTGACATGGCCACAGTGCGCGAGAGCGGCGATGTGACCAGCAGCACGACGCAACTGACAGTGCAAGGCCGCCAACGCAACGGGTGCACGTACGTTCGCGGCAGCGATGCCGTTCGGGTGGTGCGATAA
- a CDS encoding PIN domain-containing protein produces MIPMPRLLTSGLVPERQAQTYRKPSQAAAAKHVRETPVRPLLLDTAVLLWWLQDPARLSRVARSRLATVQDTPLLVSAVSFWEIGLKAQRGQLDLGDTFNGFMTRIESMSGLSILPVDLAIWRQVLALEWDHRDPVDRIIVATAMQHHATLVSSDRVIRAFYSQTVW; encoded by the coding sequence ATGATCCCAATGCCCCGACTGTTGACGAGTGGGCTGGTGCCTGAACGCCAGGCGCAAACCTACCGGAAACCGTCCCAAGCGGCCGCTGCCAAGCACGTACGGGAAACTCCAGTCCGACCGCTATTACTCGACACGGCGGTCCTGCTCTGGTGGTTACAAGACCCGGCACGATTGAGCCGGGTTGCGCGGTCGCGCCTCGCCACGGTGCAGGATACACCTCTGCTGGTGAGTGCGGTCTCATTCTGGGAGATCGGTCTCAAGGCACAGCGGGGGCAGCTCGACCTCGGCGACACCTTTAATGGATTTATGACCCGTATTGAATCCATGAGTGGGCTGTCCATCCTCCCGGTCGATCTCGCCATCTGGCGCCAGGTGCTCGCACTGGAATGGGATCATCGGGATCCCGTAGACCGCATCATCGTCGCAACAGCGATGCAACATCATGCCACGCTGGTGTCGTCGGATAGGGTGATTCGCGCGTTCTATTCCCAAACGGTCTGGTAG
- a CDS encoding type II toxin-antitoxin system Phd/YefM family antitoxin, with product MVTVSKSALKARMLEYFRQVEETGEPLVVTDHGKPVLQVVPFAEKRPMADVLAEFRAIGPVRFTDDPNAPTVDEWAGA from the coding sequence ATGGTGACCGTTTCCAAGAGTGCGCTGAAAGCGCGCATGCTCGAGTACTTCCGGCAGGTCGAAGAGACCGGCGAGCCGTTGGTCGTCACGGATCACGGCAAGCCGGTACTGCAGGTCGTACCGTTTGCGGAGAAACGGCCCATGGCCGACGTACTGGCAGAGTTTCGCGCGATCGGGCCGGTGCGCTTTACCGATGATCCCAATGCCCCGACTGTTGACGAGTGGGCTGGTGCCTGA
- a CDS encoding cation:proton antiporter: MTPFDLLAVLMTVTALFAYANYRWLRLPTTIGLLAIALVGSVVLVLLGRAEVVDLAPLLAFVNAVDFDATLLNGILGAMLFAGALHVDLNDLRAERVLIGVLATVGVIVSTLLVGYGAFFLTRSVGAPVPLAWCLVFGALISPTDPIAVGALLKTAGVPQKLQTTITGESLFNDGIGVVVFLVLAGVASQGGGIDWLHVAELFGVEVIGGVLYGYAIGWLAVRMLSRVDDYQVEILLTLALTSGGYVLANRLHLSGALAMVVAGLMIGSRGRAVAMSQNTQARLDDFWELVDEFLNAMLFVVIGIEVVIVDFTPTAALLGALAIPLVLLARWLSVGMPLIAMRRRVPAPAGALPILTWSGLRGGISVALALSLPVSEHRSILVTITYVVVCFSILVQGLTVPIVVKRVLANAPAK; this comes from the coding sequence ATGACCCCGTTTGATCTGTTGGCCGTTCTGATGACGGTCACGGCGTTGTTTGCGTATGCGAACTATCGCTGGCTGAGGTTGCCCACCACGATCGGATTGCTGGCCATCGCGTTGGTTGGTTCCGTGGTGCTGGTGTTGCTCGGACGCGCCGAGGTCGTGGATCTGGCGCCGCTGTTGGCCTTCGTGAATGCCGTCGACTTTGATGCCACGCTGCTCAACGGTATCCTCGGCGCCATGCTGTTTGCCGGGGCGCTGCATGTGGACCTCAATGACCTGCGCGCCGAGCGCGTCCTTATAGGCGTGCTGGCCACCGTGGGCGTCATTGTGTCCACGCTGCTGGTGGGGTACGGGGCGTTCTTTCTCACGCGATCTGTTGGGGCGCCGGTGCCGCTGGCGTGGTGTCTGGTGTTTGGGGCGCTTATTTCGCCCACCGATCCCATTGCCGTCGGCGCGCTGCTCAAAACGGCAGGTGTCCCTCAGAAGCTGCAGACCACCATTACCGGGGAATCGCTGTTCAACGATGGTATTGGCGTGGTGGTGTTCCTGGTGCTCGCCGGCGTTGCGAGTCAGGGCGGCGGGATCGATTGGCTGCACGTCGCCGAATTGTTCGGCGTCGAGGTGATTGGCGGCGTGCTGTACGGCTATGCGATAGGGTGGCTGGCCGTACGCATGTTGTCGCGCGTTGATGACTATCAGGTGGAGATCCTGCTGACCCTGGCACTGACCAGCGGTGGGTATGTGCTGGCCAACCGGCTGCATCTGTCGGGCGCGCTGGCCATGGTGGTGGCGGGACTCATGATTGGCAGCCGTGGCCGCGCCGTCGCCATGTCGCAGAACACGCAGGCGCGGCTCGACGACTTCTGGGAGCTGGTGGATGAGTTCCTCAACGCCATGCTGTTCGTGGTCATTGGCATTGAGGTGGTGATTGTGGACTTCACCCCAACTGCTGCCCTGCTTGGTGCCCTGGCGATTCCTCTGGTGTTGCTGGCACGCTGGCTCAGCGTAGGGATGCCGCTGATTGCCATGCGCCGCCGTGTGCCGGCACCGGCGGGGGCTCTCCCGATCCTCACATGGAGCGGACTCCGTGGCGGCATCAGTGTAGCGCTGGCGCTGTCGCTACCCGTGTCCGAGCATCGGAGCATTCTGGTGACCATCACCTACGTGGTGGTGTGCTTCTCCATTCTCGTGCAGGGGCTCACGGTGCCTATAGTGGTGAAGCGTGTGCTGGCGAACGCCCCGGCGAAATGA
- a CDS encoding HDOD domain-containing protein: MPPRAPRRSDEILQAYEASADVSRGSGLVWLARDASYWTDRASRTLHQLREDWSATADTAKWPDVSSVLTQLSAPPEDLIRQLPSTAREAMSLCERENFPRSELVIRLSKDPSLVQALLRQANSASYGAGLSPILRVDAALDRIGLAGTRAVVVSASVDGLLSKPGGVYDGMLANAWQHMVNTGPMARALAPAFGADGEEAFACALLHDVGTLIILDRLASVRTANRRNVALPDGWLELVLAELHEPVGAVAAHRWGLGVDAADAIGTHHRRDTPAEKHPLAETLFVAEHLARAAARGESLDLFGLWEQGELSGDATHARGILDRQLSKA; encoded by the coding sequence GTGCCTCCTCGAGCGCCTCGTCGATCCGACGAGATTCTGCAGGCGTACGAAGCCTCGGCAGATGTATCGCGTGGGAGTGGCTTGGTGTGGCTGGCGCGCGACGCCTCCTATTGGACCGACCGCGCCTCACGGACGCTGCACCAGTTGCGCGAGGATTGGAGCGCGACGGCTGACACGGCCAAGTGGCCCGATGTGTCCAGTGTGCTCACCCAGCTGAGCGCGCCACCGGAAGATCTCATTCGTCAGCTGCCAAGCACCGCACGCGAGGCCATGTCGCTCTGCGAACGGGAGAACTTTCCGCGATCGGAGCTGGTGATCCGGCTGAGCAAGGACCCATCGCTCGTTCAAGCGCTGCTGCGTCAGGCCAACAGCGCGTCGTACGGGGCTGGGCTGTCTCCCATTCTCAGAGTGGACGCGGCACTCGATCGCATTGGGCTGGCCGGAACGCGAGCCGTGGTGGTGTCGGCGTCCGTGGACGGACTGCTCAGCAAGCCGGGCGGAGTGTACGACGGCATGCTGGCCAACGCCTGGCAGCACATGGTGAACACCGGCCCAATGGCCCGTGCCCTGGCCCCTGCCTTTGGCGCCGATGGCGAAGAAGCATTCGCCTGCGCGCTGCTCCACGATGTTGGCACACTCATTATTCTCGATCGCCTAGCCTCCGTGCGCACAGCCAATCGTCGCAATGTGGCCCTGCCCGATGGCTGGCTGGAGTTAGTGCTGGCCGAGCTGCACGAGCCTGTTGGGGCGGTCGCAGCGCACCGCTGGGGGCTGGGTGTCGATGCCGCCGACGCCATTGGCACGCATCATCGGCGGGATACGCCCGCTGAGAAGCATCCGCTGGCCGAGACACTGTTCGTGGCCGAACATTTGGCCAGAGCGGCGGCACGAGGGGAATCGCTCGATCTGTTCGGGTTGTGGGAACAGGGGGAGCTCTCCGGAGATGCCACGCATGCCCGCGGGATCCTTGACCGTCAACTGAGCAAGGCGTGA
- a CDS encoding serine hydrolase domain-containing protein, with the protein MMFAALSTTAAQQPNRLAVQLDSAMRDLAAQGFSGVVRIERQGATLLERGYGLANRAQKAPFSASTVVQIGSNTKDFTAVALLQLQERGKLALTDSLARFFPNAPADKRVITLAQLMNHTAGLPIGLGGDFDAVTREQFLQTVFARRLDAPPGGREQYSNTGFALLAAVIETVSGQSYDVYVRDNILQPLGLKDTGFLLPKFDPKRFAHGYRDGVDQGAIVEMPHAADGPYWNLRGNGGMVSTVSDMHTFYKAVFESNTLLRAESRTKRFNPDVPVGLAGSDLVNFFVFERLPREQIELIVATNSAEFRAPRVLDAIRPILGLPSPQLRQRVMAGGGARQNAKAPSAAVAALANEFITVVNRADAAALTTFIGQRFDAAPGSPTVPQRVARMGEMHKNLGVLTVTGMDEIEPNVLDVSVMTANEGPATLKLFLEPGTPLRIKSIQVLVGG; encoded by the coding sequence ATGATGTTCGCCGCACTCAGCACCACGGCGGCCCAGCAACCCAACCGCCTCGCTGTGCAACTTGATTCGGCCATGCGTGACCTCGCCGCTCAGGGGTTCAGTGGCGTCGTGCGCATTGAACGGCAGGGCGCCACGTTGCTTGAGCGTGGCTATGGGCTGGCCAATCGCGCGCAGAAGGCGCCCTTCAGCGCCTCCACCGTGGTGCAGATCGGGTCGAACACCAAGGACTTCACGGCGGTGGCGCTGCTCCAGCTGCAGGAGCGCGGAAAGCTCGCGCTCACCGACTCGCTGGCCCGCTTCTTTCCCAACGCGCCAGCCGACAAACGGGTCATTACACTGGCCCAGCTCATGAATCACACCGCGGGCTTGCCCATTGGTCTTGGCGGAGACTTTGACGCGGTCACGCGCGAGCAGTTCCTGCAGACGGTCTTTGCGCGACGACTCGATGCGCCGCCCGGTGGGCGCGAGCAATACTCGAATACCGGGTTTGCCCTGCTGGCTGCAGTCATCGAAACGGTGAGTGGGCAGTCGTACGACGTGTATGTGCGCGACAATATTCTCCAGCCGCTGGGGCTCAAGGACACCGGGTTTTTGCTGCCCAAGTTCGACCCGAAGCGCTTTGCACACGGCTATCGTGATGGCGTGGATCAAGGGGCCATTGTGGAAATGCCACATGCCGCAGACGGTCCGTATTGGAACCTGCGTGGCAACGGTGGCATGGTCTCCACCGTCAGCGATATGCACACCTTCTACAAAGCGGTCTTCGAGTCGAATACGCTGCTGCGTGCGGAGTCGCGGACCAAGCGCTTCAATCCCGACGTGCCCGTTGGTCTTGCCGGATCCGATCTGGTGAATTTCTTCGTCTTCGAGCGACTGCCACGCGAGCAGATCGAACTGATCGTCGCGACGAATAGCGCCGAGTTCCGGGCGCCACGGGTGCTGGACGCGATCAGGCCCATTCTGGGGCTGCCCAGCCCGCAACTGCGACAGCGCGTCATGGCTGGCGGCGGCGCCCGCCAAAACGCCAAAGCGCCTTCGGCAGCGGTCGCGGCGCTCGCGAACGAGTTCATTACCGTAGTGAACCGCGCCGACGCGGCAGCGCTCACGACGTTCATTGGCCAGCGCTTCGACGCCGCGCCCGGTTCACCAACCGTGCCGCAACGCGTGGCCCGCATGGGTGAGATGCACAAAAACCTTGGCGTGCTCACTGTAACGGGAATGGACGAGATTGAGCCCAATGTTTTGGATGTCAGTGTCATGACGGCCAACGAAGGGCCAGCCACGCTGAAGCTTTTTCTGGAACCCGGCACGCCCCTCCGCATCAAATCCATTCAAGTGCTGGTTGGGGGCTAA
- a CDS encoding S8 family peptidase, with protein MSEKKRPARKSSSPPRIDQQEQLHLNMLRSVVTEPLRSRVLEEPSATYDVIIALNENFEQGLARAHELMEARVAQWDVMTNRAAGYCFAALTGQQILALADETRSLADERGRGAAVVHRIWEDSSVQLLLHRSLVTVKADAAQRAFEALGDGITWAVMDSGIAQSHPHFRRDASPVGPIDTLAVSSPLTHEDFTPDGRARASDTAHPSALEDRLGHGTHVAGIIAGYWESSHPDGEPVLGTETQNERTGTPDTRRESLRRISGVAPRCRVVSLKVIADRDRTDAVKQTRGEGKVSWMLMAIDRIQEWNQHGRRLQVHGVNMSVGYDFDPRWFACGQSPLCVEVNRLVKSGVHVVVAAGNSGYPMFISSAGRPDARYMDMSITDPGNADLAITVGSTHRESPHLYGVSYFSSRGPTGDGRMKPDLVAPGERIRSCAAGAEADKYTGGVDNTSPAGSASPALYCELSGTSMAAPHVSGAIAAFLSVRTEFIGQPERVKALLMASAIDLGRERHFQGAGLLDLMRTLQSV; from the coding sequence ATGAGTGAAAAGAAGCGTCCCGCCCGGAAGTCCTCGTCTCCGCCCCGCATTGATCAGCAGGAGCAGCTGCATCTCAACATGCTCCGATCGGTGGTCACCGAGCCGCTGCGCTCGCGTGTGCTCGAGGAGCCGAGTGCCACGTACGACGTCATCATTGCGCTCAACGAGAATTTTGAGCAGGGATTGGCCCGTGCGCACGAACTAATGGAAGCGCGCGTCGCCCAATGGGACGTGATGACGAACAGAGCGGCGGGGTACTGTTTTGCGGCGCTGACCGGCCAGCAGATTCTCGCACTGGCCGATGAAACGCGGAGCCTTGCCGACGAACGCGGACGCGGCGCGGCGGTGGTGCATCGCATCTGGGAAGACAGCTCTGTGCAGTTGCTGCTGCACCGCTCGCTGGTGACCGTAAAAGCCGATGCGGCGCAACGTGCGTTCGAAGCGCTCGGCGACGGGATTACCTGGGCGGTGATGGACAGTGGCATCGCGCAGTCGCACCCGCATTTCCGTCGCGATGCGTCCCCGGTTGGCCCCATCGATACGCTGGCGGTGTCCTCGCCACTCACGCACGAAGACTTCACCCCCGACGGTCGTGCACGGGCATCAGACACCGCCCATCCCTCGGCACTCGAAGATCGGCTCGGCCACGGGACGCACGTGGCGGGGATCATTGCCGGCTACTGGGAATCGTCGCACCCCGACGGTGAGCCGGTGCTGGGGACCGAGACACAGAATGAGCGGACCGGCACCCCGGACACGCGTCGTGAGTCACTGCGTCGCATATCCGGCGTGGCGCCCCGGTGTCGGGTGGTGAGTCTTAAGGTCATTGCCGATCGGGACCGCACGGATGCGGTGAAGCAGACGCGTGGGGAAGGGAAGGTCAGCTGGATGCTCATGGCCATTGATCGCATTCAGGAGTGGAACCAGCACGGCCGGCGGCTGCAGGTACACGGCGTGAACATGAGCGTGGGCTATGATTTTGATCCCCGCTGGTTTGCCTGCGGGCAGAGCCCGTTGTGCGTCGAGGTAAATCGCTTGGTGAAAAGCGGCGTGCATGTGGTGGTGGCAGCGGGCAACAGCGGCTATCCCATGTTCATTTCGTCGGCAGGGCGTCCGGATGCGCGCTACATGGATATGAGCATCACCGATCCCGGCAACGCCGATCTGGCCATCACCGTGGGCTCCACGCATCGCGAGAGCCCGCATTTGTACGGTGTGTCGTACTTCTCCTCCCGCGGTCCAACCGGCGATGGGCGCATGAAGCCCGACCTGGTGGCGCCGGGTGAGCGCATCCGTTCGTGTGCGGCCGGTGCCGAGGCGGACAAGTACACCGGCGGTGTCGATAACACATCACCGGCCGGTTCGGCATCGCCCGCACTGTACTGCGAACTCAGCGGCACCAGCATGGCCGCGCCACACGTGTCAGGGGCTATTGCGGCGTTTCTGTCCGTGCGCACCGAATTCATTGGACAGCCGGAACGAGTAAAAGCACTGCTGATGGCGAGCGCCATTGACCTTGGGCGCGAGCGACACTTTCAGGGCGCGGGACTGCTCGACCTGATGCGTACGCTGCAGAGCGTCTGA
- a CDS encoding peptide ligase PGM1-related protein — protein sequence MTPAPGSENERQQFAALQQRLPQLFTRVFRDRHAPQTIVVIPSMSLDHEELRKLEGAGHYEERLLCLLMLLRFPRANMVYVTSEPLSSTIVDYYLHLLPGVPPSHVLPRLALLSCNDGSSLPLTEKILARRELIDHIRGHIADPMSAHMTCFNVTAQERTLAVQLGIPLYGCDPDFAQIGTKSGSRETFRRAGVPLPYGHERLRDANDIVHALADVKRADPTLRRAMVKLDDGFSGEGNAIFSFEGVPDATVGASTADPLVRWVRKVIPTQLKCVAEVESWETFSHRFATMQGIVESFVSGDIIRSPSVQCRIDPLHHATVIATHDQILGGSSGQVYQGCTFPANPAYSADLHEYGARVARLLAQDGVLSRFAVDFMTVQRDGAWHTTAIEINLRKGGTTHPFLMLQFLTDGEYDVASGVFYSLNGNPCYYHATDNLRHPSYVGLTPERLIDIAVSHDLHFDAASQEGVMFHLMGTLAEHGKVGTLCVGRTPENAGQLYQQTVAALTGALE from the coding sequence ATGACGCCAGCCCCTGGCTCCGAGAATGAGCGGCAGCAGTTTGCGGCGCTGCAGCAACGGCTGCCGCAGCTCTTCACTCGCGTATTTCGCGATCGTCATGCGCCGCAAACGATTGTCGTGATCCCCAGCATGTCGCTGGATCACGAGGAGCTGCGGAAGCTGGAGGGCGCTGGGCACTATGAAGAGCGGCTGCTCTGTCTTCTCATGCTGCTGCGCTTCCCTCGCGCCAACATGGTGTATGTCACCAGCGAGCCTTTGTCGTCCACCATCGTGGACTACTACCTGCACTTGTTGCCTGGTGTGCCGCCTTCGCATGTGCTCCCGCGTCTGGCACTGCTCTCGTGCAACGATGGGTCGTCGCTTCCGCTCACCGAAAAGATTCTCGCCCGTCGCGAGCTGATTGATCACATTCGCGGTCATATCGCGGACCCCATGTCTGCGCATATGACCTGCTTCAACGTGACCGCGCAGGAGCGCACGCTGGCGGTGCAGCTGGGCATTCCCCTCTACGGCTGCGATCCGGACTTCGCGCAGATTGGCACCAAGAGCGGCAGTCGCGAAACGTTTCGTCGGGCTGGTGTTCCCTTGCCGTACGGCCATGAGCGGCTGCGCGACGCGAACGACATCGTGCACGCACTGGCCGACGTCAAGCGCGCGGACCCCACCCTCCGCCGCGCCATGGTCAAACTGGATGACGGGTTCTCCGGAGAAGGGAACGCCATCTTTTCGTTTGAGGGAGTCCCGGATGCCACCGTGGGTGCCTCGACGGCGGACCCACTGGTACGGTGGGTTCGCAAGGTGATTCCGACGCAACTGAAGTGTGTCGCCGAAGTGGAGTCGTGGGAAACGTTCTCGCATCGGTTTGCCACCATGCAGGGAATCGTCGAATCGTTCGTGTCAGGCGACATCATCCGCTCCCCGTCGGTGCAGTGTCGTATCGATCCCTTGCATCACGCCACGGTCATTGCGACCCATGACCAGATTCTGGGGGGATCATCAGGGCAGGTGTACCAGGGTTGCACGTTCCCTGCAAATCCGGCCTATAGCGCCGACCTGCATGAATACGGCGCGCGCGTGGCCCGCCTCCTGGCACAGGATGGTGTCCTGTCGCGGTTTGCGGTCGATTTCATGACGGTCCAGCGCGACGGTGCGTGGCACACTACCGCGATAGAAATCAATCTGCGCAAGGGTGGCACGACGCATCCCTTTCTCATGCTGCAGTTTCTCACCGATGGCGAGTACGACGTGGCCTCCGGCGTGTTCTACTCGCTCAATGGCAATCCCTGCTACTATCACGCCACGGACAATCTGCGGCATCCGTCGTACGTGGGGCTGACGCCTGAACGCCTCATTGATATCGCGGTCAGTCACGACCTGCACTTCGATGCCGCCAGTCAGGAGGGGGTGATGTTTCACCTCATGGGTACGCTCGCCGAGCATGGCAAGGTGGGCACGCTCTGCGTTGGGCGCACCCCCGAAAACGCGGGCCAATTGTATCAGCAGACCGTCGCTGCACTGACTGGAGCGCTGGAGTAA